In one window of Euwallacea similis isolate ESF13 chromosome 4, ESF131.1, whole genome shotgun sequence DNA:
- the LOC136408163 gene encoding uncharacterized protein isoform X1 has product MNYAQKCESYKFVAKYTISEATLIFCACVIGFVGLGLLSISMWSLIWKLSVYTCFMNLRADLIFFVLPSGFINIPCILLTLFIRTNKLKYILQLLALNLTAISLVFTGYSMGTIYQLHYRNETLRLSSTIPTEALNYTLYNIIIASYEKSSKNNTDMDKIQSKFKCCGVVRGTTDYVTLPSSCCPQENCDVNEVYGYGCLRRIQEDVAWHKNISLSIAQLLLLMYVSSSSSIILFSHNICFYDIYKFFNMAMVISVSISDHYKWKGYCRDKIKQES; this is encoded by the exons atgaattacgCGCAAAAATGTGAGTCTTATAAATTTGTTGCTAAGTACACAATTTCAGAGGCAACATTAATTTTCTGTGCCTGTGTTATTGGG TTTGTAGGTTTGGGATTGCTTTCAATATCTATGTGGTCCTTAATATGGAAGCTTAGTGTATACACCTGTTTTATGAATTTGAGGGCGGATCTGATCTTTTTCGTTTTACCATCTGGATTCATCAACATCCCCTGTATTTTGCTGACTCTATTCATAAGAACAAATAAGCTGAAATACATTTTACag tTGCTAGCCCTGAATCTGACGGCAATTTCCCTAGTATTCACAGGATACTCCATGGGCACCATTTATCAACTGCATTACAGAAATGAAACCCTGCGATTATCCAGCACAATCCCCACTGAGGCTCTGAATTATACCTTATATAATATCATAATAGCCAGTtatgaaaaatcttcaaaaaataacaccGATATGGATAAAATACAGAGTAAATTTAAGTGTTGTGGGGTTGTAAGGGGGACTACAGATTATGTGACGCTGCCCTCTTCATGCTGTCCTCAG GAAAACTGTGATGTAAACGAAGTATATGGATATGGCTGCTTAAGGAGAATCCAGGAAGATGTAGCCTGGCATAAGAATATTTCTTTATCGATTGCTCAACTATTACTGCTAATGTATGTAAGTAGTAGCAgctctattattttattttcccataatatttgtttttatgatatttataagttCTTCAACATGGCTATGGTGATCAGCGTGTCCATATCTGACCACTACAAATGGAAAGGTTACTGTAGAGACAAAATAAAGCAAGAAAGCTAA
- the LOC136408163 gene encoding uncharacterized protein isoform X2, with protein MNYAQKCESYKFVAKYTISEATLIFCACVIGFVGLGLLSISMWSLIWKLSVYTCFMNLRADLIFFVLPSGFINIPCILLTLFIRTNKLKYILQLLALNLTAISLVFTGYSMGTIYQLHYRNETLRLSSTIPTEALNYTLYNIIIASYEKSSKNNTDMDKIQSKFKCCGVVRGTTDYVTLPSSCCPQENCDVNEVYGYGCLRRIQEDVAWHKNISLSIAQLLLLMYFFNMAMVISVSISDHYKWKGYCRDKIKQES; from the exons atgaattacgCGCAAAAATGTGAGTCTTATAAATTTGTTGCTAAGTACACAATTTCAGAGGCAACATTAATTTTCTGTGCCTGTGTTATTGGG TTTGTAGGTTTGGGATTGCTTTCAATATCTATGTGGTCCTTAATATGGAAGCTTAGTGTATACACCTGTTTTATGAATTTGAGGGCGGATCTGATCTTTTTCGTTTTACCATCTGGATTCATCAACATCCCCTGTATTTTGCTGACTCTATTCATAAGAACAAATAAGCTGAAATACATTTTACag tTGCTAGCCCTGAATCTGACGGCAATTTCCCTAGTATTCACAGGATACTCCATGGGCACCATTTATCAACTGCATTACAGAAATGAAACCCTGCGATTATCCAGCACAATCCCCACTGAGGCTCTGAATTATACCTTATATAATATCATAATAGCCAGTtatgaaaaatcttcaaaaaataacaccGATATGGATAAAATACAGAGTAAATTTAAGTGTTGTGGGGTTGTAAGGGGGACTACAGATTATGTGACGCTGCCCTCTTCATGCTGTCCTCAG GAAAACTGTGATGTAAACGAAGTATATGGATATGGCTGCTTAAGGAGAATCCAGGAAGATGTAGCCTGGCATAAGAATATTTCTTTATCGATTGCTCAACTATTACTGCTAATGTAT ttCTTCAACATGGCTATGGTGATCAGCGTGTCCATATCTGACCACTACAAATGGAAAGGTTACTGTAGAGACAAAATAAAGCAAGAAAGCTAA
- the LOC136408163 gene encoding uncharacterized protein isoform X3 translates to MNYAQKCLGLLSISMWSLIWKLSVYTCFMNLRADLIFFVLPSGFINIPCILLTLFIRTNKLKYILQLLALNLTAISLVFTGYSMGTIYQLHYRNETLRLSSTIPTEALNYTLYNIIIASYEKSSKNNTDMDKIQSKFKCCGVVRGTTDYVTLPSSCCPQENCDVNEVYGYGCLRRIQEDVAWHKNISLSIAQLLLLMYVSSSSSIILFSHNICFYDIYKFFNMAMVISVSISDHYKWKGYCRDKIKQES, encoded by the exons atgaattacgCGCAAAAAT GTTTGGGATTGCTTTCAATATCTATGTGGTCCTTAATATGGAAGCTTAGTGTATACACCTGTTTTATGAATTTGAGGGCGGATCTGATCTTTTTCGTTTTACCATCTGGATTCATCAACATCCCCTGTATTTTGCTGACTCTATTCATAAGAACAAATAAGCTGAAATACATTTTACag tTGCTAGCCCTGAATCTGACGGCAATTTCCCTAGTATTCACAGGATACTCCATGGGCACCATTTATCAACTGCATTACAGAAATGAAACCCTGCGATTATCCAGCACAATCCCCACTGAGGCTCTGAATTATACCTTATATAATATCATAATAGCCAGTtatgaaaaatcttcaaaaaataacaccGATATGGATAAAATACAGAGTAAATTTAAGTGTTGTGGGGTTGTAAGGGGGACTACAGATTATGTGACGCTGCCCTCTTCATGCTGTCCTCAG GAAAACTGTGATGTAAACGAAGTATATGGATATGGCTGCTTAAGGAGAATCCAGGAAGATGTAGCCTGGCATAAGAATATTTCTTTATCGATTGCTCAACTATTACTGCTAATGTATGTAAGTAGTAGCAgctctattattttattttcccataatatttgtttttatgatatttataagttCTTCAACATGGCTATGGTGATCAGCGTGTCCATATCTGACCACTACAAATGGAAAGGTTACTGTAGAGACAAAATAAAGCAAGAAAGCTAA
- the LOC136408164 gene encoding transmembrane protein 272-like translates to MTGANVLYNHPPPPIYDVHGGTQFPSTHEESGAPPSYEEAINPNAPPPSYDSLFGRVREAQKSSKGIIDFLKNVIIIVLGTLGCSIILGVTIVIPICMIVMGSIYLHECPQGEYIPVYLLVGGIFGILKQLLHLSARVRQTEEERQEENLRQSPTQTLLNCFMLGWFIIGSVWVYKEYEPNYDPTFGKYCNKNLYLFAFWLITSVYIILGLITLCLCSITVATVAFHTDARNDQEEGGRIW, encoded by the exons ATGACTGGTGCCAACGTTCTTTACAATCATCCCCCGCCCCCCATTTATGACGTTCATGGGGGGACCCAATTCCCTAGCACCCATGAAGAATCTGGAGCACCCCCTTCGTATGAGGAAGCTATTAACCCCAATG CACCACCACCTTCTTATGATTCCCTCTTTGGAAGAGTCAGAGAAGCACAAAAGTCCAGCAAAGGGATAATAGACTTTCTGAAAAATGTTATCATAATAGTTTTAGGCACTT TGGGCTGCTCGATTATTTTGGGGGTGACAATTGTCATTCCCATATGTATGATAGTGATGggttcaatttatttacatgAATGTCCTCAAGGAGAATATATTCCAGTTTATTTATTAGTAGGAG GTATTTTTGGTATCTTGAAGCAGCTTTTGCACCTCTCAGCAAGAGTCCGACAGACAGAGGAAGAAAGACAGGAAGAGAATCTCCGGCAATCACCTACTCAAACCCTCCTCAATTGCTTCATGCTGGGTTGGTTCATAATTGGGTCTGTGTGGGTTTACAAAGAGTATGAACCCAACTATGACCCgacttttggaaaatattgtaacaaaaatttgtatctttttgcattttggcTGATTACTTCAGTGTACATTATTTTGGGACTTATCACCTTGTGCTTATGTTCGATTACTGTTGCTACTGTTGCCTTTCATACTGACGCCAGGAATGATCAGGAGGAGGGAGGTAGGATATGGTAA